CAGCTTCTTTAGTAGAAATCAACATAGCAGATAATCGTGGGATGGACTATTACGATGTTAGCCTTGTAGATGGCTTCAACTTGCCTGTTTCTGTAGCCACCAGAGGTGGCACTGGTGATTGCAAGAACTCAAGCTGTCCAGCCGACGTGAACGCAGTTTGCCCAGGGGAATTGCAAGTGACAGGGTCTGATGGGAGCGTGCTTGCCTGCAAGAGTGCTTGTACTGCTTTCAATCAACCACAGTACTGTTGCACTGGTGCATTTAGCACCCCGCTAACATGTCCACCCACAAAATATTCTGGTATCTTTAAGCAACAATGTCCTCAAGCTTATAGCTATGCTTATGATGATCAAACTAGCACCTTTACCTGCTCTGGTGCACCCGActattttatcactttttgtccATGAATTATAGAAAGGAATCATGTATTCCTAAATTTGTAATATGAAACTGATATGTTTCAAGTACTAGGCACATGTATGTATGTGTCAAAGAAATAGTTATTTGAATaaaacatgtacaaagtttgaGGTTGTGCTCATGAGTTATGAGAATAAAGTGTTTTTCGTGCTACTCTCTATCACTTGTTATTCATGTTGTACTAAAGTTGGGGATTTTTATTCTTGAGGGtaagtatataaatttaaattaaaaagtaaattgcAAATCACACATTTCAAGGGgtcattttgattttgtcttCAAATGTTTCAAAATCTAAATCCACTCTCCTAATATCAGGGGGTCAATCTCTTTGTTAATACCGTTCAAATGTGTTTGTTAAGTGACAACTTAACATATTTTAACTGATTCAATTCTCAAAGAGTTGAAAAATCATttggtagaatttttttgccaactttctcaacttattttaatttatgtgCAACTTTTGAAGTTGTAAGGTAAGTCAATACACATAAGCTCTCCTAAACAAGAACTAAAGAAAGAGTGATTGGGCCTAGATTTGGTAAGTGACAACTTTGACCACTTCAACATGATAATAACATATGGAATTTAGGTTGAGACTAGGTAGGATTAAGAATTTATACATATTCTTCACCCCTGATGAATAACAAGGTAGCATTTGGGCTAGGACCAAGTGCACCAGCACAATGAATCATTCTATTTTTCATGTGAAACTGGAGACTCTGGATATTAGGCACAAAGAGTTGCCAATCTCCACCACCCACTTATGACTTAACCAGTGACCCTACTCAATTTCAATATAAACCAATCTTTGGTGTCCTATGAAGTGAACTTGAACCATGGGCATAATGTGGAAATCCGGATCGAACCCATTGGTGGGACTCTAGTCAATGGATCAGGGCCATGCCCTATTGTGGAATGTGTTCAAGATATAAGCAACGTGTGTCAATCTAACCTATTGGCCACAAACAAGTATGGGCAACATATATAGGATAAAATTTacctacaaaattggttgtaaccttaaactacaattttacttaatatctttttattggatgtgaatattgacaaattcaccattggattaccttttcttcttatatcctccatgcttgcaaaatttctagaaaattaaagattaatagctatgttatcaataaattgtttaaattgcaagtttttatagtttaaaattatgcataaggTATAAGCTTATAGactatatagtaaataatatatgattgacacaaaatttgacatatgtattaagagtgtaaaaaacatgcaatttaatggctagattttcaaaatatgtagtaaagtttattttattgagtaaggttatagccttaaatttcaactaattttatagttaaattttgtccatgTATATATTGGTTGTTATAGTGCATGTGATGCGTTAAAGGATCCAAAATATTGTTGCACTGGGGATTATAGTAGTCCACAAGCTTGCCAGTCTAATGAGTACTCAACTAGCTTCAAGAAAATATGCAATCTTGCCCACACCTATCCGAGTGATAATCAGGCCATTTCCTTATATTTTACATGCCCATATTTCCTTTCAAGAACCAAGCACCCACTACATGCATCGTGGATTGGGTTTATCTTGAAAACATTAGGAGGTGCAACTCTCAACTAGGTGAGTTATaaagttcttaaaaaatataattgttttttaaaatttaaataatgttcTCAACATGATatagtttgttaggttctaaagatttaggtttaaatgtttagaatcatatttttattgtgttggcaaaccgagaacaaaacatgtctagtgTAAGTGTTAGGCAATGCTTAAAAGTGTTGGTTTCAAGGTTCAAGTCCAGCTGACTacaaaaaattcagaaaaagGAAATGAGTTTCTGCCTTGCTCGACCGACCGAGAAATTAGGTTCGACCGATTGAGAAATTAGGCTCGACTAATCGAAAATTGCAGGAATAGAAATTCTGCAGATTTTTAAATCAGGCCCAAGCCTGCGAAAACGTTTACAGTTTCACTCTAACTTCTCCacgtataaaagggaaaccctagctacgtttttcagacttttggaagacttgtgtgttacttTTTATGAGATTTGAGATgttttgtaccttctaactacaTAAGAATTTACTAGAGTAAGATATACAATCAAGCGTTAGTAGAACATAGTTATTGCATCAAGATCATTACTAatggtgatctgaaaccttttagtgggatctcaaagtcacaaacaagGGTACTTAGGTTGGtgtaaatccaagaagagaaaGAGCCTATGGATTCGAAACTTTCATGTGGTCATGTCAATAAATTACTAtatgaggtagcaatagatttagggttaaatcttttgtaaaaacttcgattatcttatagtggatttattttatcttgaggataggtAGGTCAAATCATTCACAGGTTTTTACTTTAAAACGGTTCATTTCAtcggttttcctaggtcatcatatcgtagtgttatttattttccgctgttttgcatgatatgatatatgcttgtttaacctagatctgaataataaacctaataaTCACTTagttaatatattaggttaaacaatctagtttaaaTAGGTCTAAACGAACAAACATAGTTTATCCCAAGCACTACCACTAccactaaaaatttaaaaatatagtttgatgAGATTTGCGCAAGCACTAAAAAGATTTTAATCTTTGGCAGAGATAGAAACATCAATATCTCACAACTCTATGCCCCATCTTTCTCTCTAATGCCCACACCCACACATGCATAAACTGAGGTAAAATTTCTAAACAATAGTCAATGAATAGGGGATTCTAATAAACTGGTGTTGCCCATGTTAAGACTCAATATAAGAACTTGTTACGGTTTGATTTAGATAATATTGTGAACGTGAAATGATCACAAGATAGATATAATTTAGCACTTTAGTGCGAGCACTACTTCCGAGAAACTGAAATATTGTTAGATATGCTAGCCTTCTCATGggcattaattaaaaaaaaaaaagttttttattttttttttatttttcagggagaaaaatagttttgaatctttttctGAGAAAAATGTCCATACACCTCCTAAACTTTCAATTATTGGCCAAAACACCACTAGAACTATTATATTAGTCAATTTACTCCTTAAACTATACTTATATAACTGTCAAATCAATACTTCAGTTAATCTAACATTAAAACACTAACAGAAAAAGCATATGAGATGCACGTGTTCCCACTTACAAAACAAATTTAATCATCTGTATtgcttaataataatattgctattaaaaataaagaaacaatgaAAACCCACTTCACTCAATCAATCCATGCCAGACCCGTaagaaatattgtgaaaataaagtaaaaatcaaAATGATATTCAATGTAGTGCACACTATTTCGCAGAGCAATATTGGCAAACATATCGTGCGCACAAGATCTTTGATGAAAGCCCAGTATACAACTAGCAAGAAGAGAACTCAATATCAAA
The sequence above is drawn from the Quercus robur chromosome 7, dhQueRobu3.1, whole genome shotgun sequence genome and encodes:
- the LOC126691972 gene encoding thaumatin-like protein 1, whose translation is MMKTLTLYGLILAFFLLSGAHSAKITFTNNCPKTIWPGTLTSDQKPQLSNTGFELLSKASLTLDVQAPWKGRFWARTQCSTNSTNFTCETADCGTGKVACNGTGAIPPASLVEINIADNRGMDYYDVSLVDGFNLPVSVATRGGTGDCKNSSCPADVNAVCPGELQVTGSDGSVLACKSACTAFNQPQYCCTGAFSTPLTCPPTKYSGIFKQQCPQAYSYAYDDQTSTFTCSGAPDYFITFCP